The proteins below are encoded in one region of Magnetospirillum sp. XM-1:
- a CDS encoding methyl-accepting chemotaxis protein, whose amino-acid sequence MISLITTMGLFAIGFAYYFGNKVAAEHMLMSQAIDARRQEAIDFQHIVDELRISSKQVLMHPTESANKDFTNNLLAAKRIASGVRGTSEHGHGHGDDAGSEVNNIAKALENYGSAIVQLLQGGDGKNNNESAEKIAESELLPLIRQFIDGERKKYIAMNSEVYEAIDSQRQFMYSFIFLITIATLAASLAIGRRVSRPILDMATAMHQLAEGNLNAVVPGLERQDEIGSMAAAMAVFRNNAEKVQALRVEQEALRHRSEMERRQILSELAEGFAAGLGSRLDRVGAAVASLDSMAISLRGSANSSLTASTDATDRSQASSAVLSSVAAATEELSRSAEEIGSLVGRATVTTAEAVTEAQRTDTIVRGLSEAASRIGEIVQLIGKIARQTNMLALNATIEAARAGEAGKGFSVVAGEVKSLARQTSEATDEIEQQITAIAEASVNAVSAIGTIKEAVENIDGIAAGIDMAVSQQIIATRDISRDVQQVATAAQDVLISVGETSEAAKATGRFSQDIASAATDLAAQSTQLREEASHFLGTIRSA is encoded by the coding sequence ATGATCAGTTTGATCACTACGATGGGCCTCTTCGCCATCGGTTTTGCTTATTATTTTGGCAACAAAGTGGCCGCTGAACACATGCTGATGTCACAGGCTATTGACGCTCGTCGGCAGGAGGCCATTGATTTCCAGCATATCGTTGATGAATTGCGAATATCTTCCAAACAAGTCTTGATGCATCCGACTGAAAGTGCCAATAAAGACTTCACAAATAACCTTCTGGCGGCTAAGCGGATTGCTTCCGGTGTTCGAGGCACATCCGAGCACGGACACGGTCACGGTGATGACGCTGGATCCGAGGTTAATAATATAGCCAAAGCCCTGGAAAATTACGGCTCCGCCATTGTACAATTATTGCAAGGGGGTGACGGGAAAAATAACAATGAGTCGGCCGAAAAAATTGCGGAATCAGAGCTTCTCCCGCTGATTAGACAATTCATAGATGGGGAGCGCAAAAAGTATATTGCCATGAACTCCGAGGTTTATGAAGCAATTGATTCACAGAGACAATTTATGTATTCATTCATTTTCTTAATTACAATAGCAACGCTTGCTGCTTCGCTTGCAATTGGCCGCCGCGTCTCGAGGCCAATCCTTGATATGGCCACTGCCATGCATCAATTGGCTGAGGGTAACCTAAATGCTGTCGTTCCTGGACTCGAGAGACAGGACGAAATTGGCTCTATGGCGGCCGCAATGGCAGTATTCCGCAATAATGCCGAGAAGGTCCAGGCACTGAGAGTAGAACAGGAAGCGCTAAGACACCGTTCCGAAATGGAACGACGGCAAATACTATCAGAGTTAGCAGAGGGGTTTGCCGCAGGGCTAGGCTCGCGGCTTGACCGAGTTGGTGCGGCTGTTGCCTCTCTAGACAGTATGGCTATTTCGTTGCGCGGAAGTGCCAATTCTTCACTTACAGCTTCCACTGATGCGACGGATCGCTCACAGGCCAGCTCGGCGGTACTATCATCCGTCGCTGCCGCTACCGAGGAACTATCCCGTTCTGCCGAGGAGATCGGAAGCCTTGTTGGTCGGGCGACTGTGACAACAGCCGAAGCTGTAACCGAAGCACAGCGCACCGATACCATCGTTAGGGGATTGTCTGAGGCCGCCTCCCGAATTGGTGAAATCGTCCAGTTGATTGGCAAAATTGCCCGCCAGACCAATATGCTTGCGCTAAATGCTACCATCGAGGCAGCCAGGGCCGGTGAAGCCGGTAAGGGTTTTAGTGTTGTAGCGGGAGAGGTGAAGTCACTGGCTCGGCAAACATCCGAGGCCACAGACGAAATTGAGCAACAGATAACGGCAATCGCTGAGGCATCGGTGAATGCTGTCTCCGCAATTGGCACAATCAAGGAAGCTGTTGAGAATATTGATGGCATTGCCGCCGGAATTGACATGGCAGTCAGTCAGCAAATTATTGCGACCAGAGATATTTCACGCGATGTGCAGCAAGTTGCAACTGCTGCCCAGGATGTCTTAATTTCTGTCGGTGAAACTTCCGAAGCTGCAAAGGCAACAGGAAGATTTTCGCAAGACATTGCCTCCGCAGCCACCGATCTCGCTGCTCAATCAACGCAGTTACGAGAAGAAGCATCTCACTTCTTAGGTACCATCCGTAGCGCCTGA
- a CDS encoding flagellar basal body protein, producing MLDQLTIFKMARARMDWAAQRQEVLAGNVANANTPRYLPKDVKKFDFKDMLAEVQAPPLATTQPQHIAAPASNSLVVETMRKPFESTPNGNGVILEEQMAKINDTKGAHNMAADIYQKNLKMMRLALGRTGV from the coding sequence ATGCTCGACCAGCTCACGATCTTCAAGATGGCTCGGGCGCGCATGGACTGGGCCGCCCAACGACAGGAGGTGCTGGCCGGGAACGTGGCCAACGCCAACACCCCGCGCTATCTGCCCAAGGACGTCAAGAAATTCGACTTCAAGGACATGCTGGCCGAGGTCCAGGCGCCACCGCTCGCCACCACCCAGCCCCAGCATATCGCCGCTCCGGCCAGTAATTCCCTTGTCGTCGAAACCATGCGCAAGCCCTTCGAGAGCACCCCGAACGGCAACGGCGTGATTCTGGAAGAGCAGATGGCGAAGATCAACGACACCAAGGGCGCCCACAATATGGCCGCCGACATCTATCAGAAGAACCTGAAGATGATGCGCCTGGCGCTCGGTCGTACAGGCGTCTGA
- the flgC gene encoding flagellar basal body rod protein FlgC, with translation MDPLMNSSKIAQSGLKVQTQRLRVISENLANADSLAQTPEGLPYQRKTVTFKNELDREMGTKLVKVDKVRPDSAEFQRRYDPKHPAADRDGYVLAPNVNPLIEMMDMREAQRSYEANLQVIQTSRAMMDRTMDLLK, from the coding sequence ATGGACCCCTTGATGAACAGTTCGAAGATCGCCCAGTCCGGTCTGAAGGTTCAGACGCAGCGGCTGCGGGTGATTTCCGAGAACCTCGCCAATGCCGATTCCCTGGCCCAGACCCCCGAGGGACTGCCCTACCAACGCAAGACGGTGACCTTCAAGAACGAACTCGACCGCGAGATGGGAACCAAGCTGGTCAAGGTGGACAAGGTCCGCCCCGATAGCGCCGAATTCCAGCGGCGCTACGATCCCAAGCATCCCGCCGCCGACCGCGACGGCTATGTGCTGGCCCCCAACGTCAACCCGCTGATCGAAATGATGGACATGCGCGAGGCGCAGCGCAGCTACGAGGCCAATCTCCAGGTGATCCAGACCTCTCGGGCGATGATGGACCGGACCATGGACCTGCTCAAATAG
- a CDS encoding flagellar biosynthetic protein FliQ: protein MTEAELIDLARESMIVFIKMSAPALIIGLAVGLLISLIQTLTQIMEQTITFVPKFIATGAAILIFGSFMLQELINFTRQLMDRIISGGVSP, encoded by the coding sequence ATGACTGAGGCGGAGCTGATTGACCTGGCAAGAGAAAGCATGATCGTTTTCATAAAGATGTCCGCCCCTGCTTTGATTATAGGGTTAGCCGTTGGCTTGCTTATCTCTCTAATCCAGACGCTGACCCAAATCATGGAGCAGACAATCACTTTTGTGCCGAAATTTATTGCGACCGGGGCCGCGATCCTAATCTTTGGATCATTCATGCTCCAGGAGCTTATCAATTTCACTCGCCAACTCATGGACCGCATAATTAGCGGCGGGGTGTCCCCATGA